One segment of Bradyrhizobium sp. WD16 DNA contains the following:
- a CDS encoding efflux RND transporter periplasmic adaptor subunit: MAGVRFLWAHRWFILVAVGLVTFGSWQAIRIVLGPAVVVDQVRRAALVETVVASGHVETPFRVEIGSQITGTVDEVLVQEGQRVVKGQPLISLEARELKAAVVQAQGAVDQAEARIRQLTELTLPSAREALAQAQATLLNAQRTFDRTSELFKNGFATRAALDDAQKNLDVARTQVRTAELQVFTADVKGSDYIMAQTQLSQARANLETAASRLNYATIVAPRDGVLITRNVEKGTVVQPGRALLVLAPSGDTQLVLQIDERNLGRIALGQPALASADAYPDRRFEARVSYINPGIDISRASVQVKLVVPKPPDYLRQDMTVSVDIETARRNDTLVLPLRSVRDALLSQPWIMAVRNGRAAREPVKLGIRGNGSAEILEGAAEGDLAIPVTAGILIGQRIRAVMP; this comes from the coding sequence ATGGCCGGCGTGAGATTCCTGTGGGCCCATCGCTGGTTCATTCTGGTCGCCGTGGGTCTGGTGACGTTCGGATCATGGCAGGCCATCCGGATCGTTCTCGGTCCCGCCGTCGTGGTCGACCAGGTCCGCCGCGCGGCATTGGTCGAGACCGTGGTTGCAAGTGGTCACGTGGAGACGCCGTTCCGGGTCGAGATCGGCAGCCAGATCACCGGCACGGTGGACGAGGTTCTGGTCCAGGAAGGCCAGCGCGTGGTCAAGGGCCAGCCCTTGATCTCGCTCGAGGCGCGTGAACTCAAGGCCGCGGTGGTTCAGGCGCAGGGTGCGGTCGATCAGGCGGAAGCGCGCATTCGTCAATTGACCGAACTCACGCTGCCCTCAGCGCGCGAGGCGCTGGCCCAGGCCCAGGCCACTTTACTCAATGCCCAGCGGACCTTTGATCGCACCTCGGAGCTGTTCAAGAACGGCTTCGCCACCCGGGCAGCGCTGGACGATGCCCAGAAGAACCTCGATGTGGCCCGCACCCAGGTCAGGACCGCGGAGCTGCAGGTCTTCACCGCCGATGTGAAGGGCAGCGACTACATCATGGCTCAGACCCAGCTCAGCCAGGCGCGCGCCAATCTCGAGACCGCCGCCTCCCGTCTCAACTACGCGACGATCGTGGCGCCGCGGGACGGGGTCTTGATCACGCGCAATGTCGAAAAGGGCACCGTGGTGCAGCCGGGCCGGGCGCTTCTGGTGCTTGCGCCGAGCGGCGATACCCAGCTCGTGCTGCAGATCGACGAACGCAATCTCGGCAGGATCGCTTTGGGTCAGCCGGCGCTTGCCTCGGCGGACGCCTATCCCGACCGGCGCTTCGAGGCCCGCGTCAGCTACATCAATCCGGGGATCGACATCTCCCGCGCCTCCGTGCAGGTCAAGCTCGTGGTGCCAAAACCACCGGACTATCTTCGCCAGGACATGACCGTCTCCGTCGACATCGAAACGGCGCGGCGCAACGATACGCTGGTGCTGCCGCTGCGCAGCGTGCGGGATGCGCTGCTGTCGCAGCCCTGGATCATGGCCGTTCGCAACGGGCGTGCCGCCAGGGAGCCGGTCAAGCTCGGCATCCGCGGTAACGGCAGCGCAGAAATCCTCGAAGGTGCGGCCGAGGGCGATCTTGCCATCCCCGTGACGGCGGGGATCCTGATCGGTCAACGGATCAGGGCGGTGATGCCGTGA
- a CDS encoding nuclear transport factor 2 family protein has product MGDLAADDEDVLFELNEDVLETHWRKVANRGFVASCEIYAEDAVLEFPQSGRIITGRDNIRKFRAWEPHRKMLSVERVRGRLDFWVTEYTCTRNATALCVVSIMEFEDGKIRRETEYSIERI; this is encoded by the coding sequence ATGGGCGATCTGGCAGCGGACGACGAAGACGTCCTGTTCGAGCTCAACGAGGATGTTCTGGAAACTCACTGGCGCAAGGTCGCCAATCGCGGCTTCGTTGCGAGTTGCGAGATCTATGCCGAAGACGCGGTTCTCGAATTTCCGCAGTCGGGGCGCATCATCACCGGCCGCGACAACATCCGCAAATTTCGCGCCTGGGAGCCCCATCGCAAGATGCTGAGTGTCGAGCGCGTGCGCGGCCGGCTGGATTTCTGGGTGACCGAGTATACCTGCACCCGCAATGCGACGGCGCTCTGCGTCGTCAGCATCATGGAGTTCGAGGACGGCAAGATTCGCCGCGAAACGGAATATTCCATAGAGCGAATCTGA
- a CDS encoding alpha/beta hydrolase: protein MDDAPLQQQTIINHHDSSHDPVNQAERERLLPMPIAAALPLTPRPATAMPISPEELDSLFHAAEGKLTGGLSLTAQWLAMLDWGVHYVNVPFRQADLAGTAAKQWGRLVRAAGGEEVIAPKPTDHRFVDTAWQQQPFKLFSQAFLLAEEFWMKVAESPPGVDRANQRIVSFRTRQLVDVFSPSNIPWLNPEVIEATAKSGGANFVAGARNWRRDVMQIATGASADETFRIGVDIAATAGKVVFRNDLIELIQYAPTTPSVQHEPVLIVPAWIMKYYILDLSPHNSLIRYLVGQGHTVFAISWRNPGAEFRDVSLDDYRVRGVMAALDVVADICPATRIHATGYCLGGTLLSIAAATMVRDGDERLASLTLFAAQTDFTDAGELELFITEDQLAFLGDVMREQGYLDSRQMAGSFQLLRANDLIWSRLIKSYLLGEREHPSDLMAWNADGTRMPARMHSEYLRHLFLNDELAEGRYTVDGREIAISDIRVPSFVVGTETDHIAPWRSVYKFHLLNDAEITFVLTSGGHNAGVVSEPGSSRRHFRIARRPAEGRYIGPEEWMANAELRQGSWWPAWVAWLSAHSTSQNAPPTMGSPRNPALEDAPGRYVHEH, encoded by the coding sequence ATGGACGACGCGCCGTTGCAACAGCAGACCATCATCAACCATCATGATAGCTCTCATGATCCGGTCAATCAGGCAGAGCGTGAGCGTCTGCTGCCGATGCCGATTGCAGCGGCGCTGCCGTTGACGCCGCGGCCGGCGACGGCAATGCCGATCAGCCCTGAGGAGCTCGACAGCCTCTTCCACGCCGCTGAAGGCAAGCTCACCGGCGGATTGTCGCTGACGGCGCAATGGTTGGCGATGCTCGACTGGGGCGTGCACTACGTCAACGTGCCGTTCCGCCAGGCCGATCTCGCTGGCACTGCGGCGAAGCAATGGGGCCGGCTGGTCCGGGCCGCGGGTGGCGAGGAGGTGATCGCGCCCAAACCCACCGACCACCGCTTTGTCGATACTGCGTGGCAGCAGCAGCCGTTCAAGCTGTTCTCGCAGGCATTCCTTCTCGCCGAGGAGTTCTGGATGAAGGTGGCCGAGAGTCCTCCCGGCGTCGATCGCGCCAACCAGCGCATCGTGTCCTTCCGCACCCGGCAGCTCGTCGACGTGTTTTCGCCCTCCAACATCCCCTGGCTCAACCCCGAGGTCATCGAGGCGACGGCGAAAAGCGGCGGCGCCAATTTCGTCGCCGGCGCGCGCAACTGGCGGCGCGACGTGATGCAGATCGCGACCGGGGCGTCGGCCGATGAAACCTTCCGGATCGGTGTCGACATCGCCGCGACGGCGGGCAAGGTGGTGTTCCGCAACGATCTGATCGAATTGATCCAGTATGCGCCGACGACCCCATCGGTGCAGCACGAGCCGGTGCTGATCGTGCCGGCCTGGATCATGAAATACTACATTCTCGACCTTTCGCCGCACAATTCGCTGATCCGCTACCTGGTCGGGCAGGGCCATACGGTGTTCGCGATTTCCTGGCGCAATCCGGGTGCCGAATTCCGCGACGTCAGCCTCGATGACTATCGGGTCCGCGGGGTGATGGCAGCGCTGGATGTCGTCGCCGATATCTGCCCCGCGACCAGGATTCATGCCACCGGCTATTGCCTCGGCGGAACGTTACTTTCGATTGCTGCGGCGACGATGGTGCGTGACGGCGACGAGCGCCTCGCCAGTCTCACCCTGTTCGCCGCGCAGACCGACTTCACCGACGCCGGCGAACTGGAACTCTTCATCACCGAGGACCAACTCGCCTTTCTTGGCGATGTCATGCGCGAGCAGGGCTATCTCGACAGCCGCCAGATGGCCGGCAGCTTCCAGCTGCTGCGCGCCAACGACCTGATCTGGTCGCGACTGATCAAGAGCTATCTGCTGGGCGAGCGCGAGCATCCCAGCGACCTGATGGCCTGGAATGCCGACGGCACGCGGATGCCGGCGCGAATGCATTCCGAATATCTCCGCCACCTGTTCCTCAACGACGAACTGGCCGAGGGGCGCTACACCGTCGACGGGCGCGAGATCGCCATCAGCGACATCCGCGTTCCGAGCTTCGTGGTCGGAACCGAGACCGACCACATCGCTCCCTGGCGCTCGGTCTACAAGTTTCATCTGCTCAACGATGCCGAGATCACGTTCGTCCTCACCTCCGGCGGCCATAATGCCGGCGTGGTCAGCGAACCCGGGTCGTCGCGGCGACACTTTCGCATCGCCCGCCGCCCTGCTGAAGGCCGCTACATCGGCCCGGAGGAGTGGATGGCCAACGCGGAACTCCGCCAAGGGTCGTGGTGGCCCGCGTGGGTCGCCTGGTTGTCGGCTCATTCAACCAGCCAGAATGCCCCGCCGACCATGGGATCGCCGCGCAATCCGGCGCTGGAGGATGCTCCCGGCCGCTACGTCCACGAGCATTGA
- a CDS encoding universal stress protein, with amino-acid sequence MIKDILVKLERDAARDHVRDYAISIAETFAAHVAGVSFAHANLPSFVLPDVPSDVLASMLAENEAAARGAVTRFDAAVGRSGVSNEHRLVLETEMGPPDVFANIARRFDLSVIMQSDHENGVHNDLMIEAALFNTGRPVIVAPYIQKEGLKLGRIVCCWDGSRTAARAANDALPLLKRATAVELFIVANEKTRSENEMRGADMAQHLARHGVKVTVETTPAADIDVASVILSHSADCGADMLVMGGYGHSRLREFMLGGVTRGILETMTCPVFMAH; translated from the coding sequence ATGATCAAGGACATCCTGGTGAAGCTCGAACGTGATGCCGCGCGCGACCATGTGCGCGACTACGCGATCTCGATTGCCGAGACGTTCGCGGCCCATGTGGCGGGGGTTTCCTTTGCCCATGCCAACCTGCCCAGCTTCGTCCTGCCGGATGTGCCCTCGGACGTCCTCGCCAGCATGCTGGCGGAGAACGAGGCGGCAGCCCGCGGCGCGGTGACGCGCTTCGACGCCGCCGTCGGCCGCAGTGGCGTCTCCAACGAGCATCGGCTGGTGCTTGAAACCGAAATGGGGCCGCCGGACGTCTTCGCCAACATTGCGCGCCGTTTCGACCTCAGCGTGATCATGCAGTCCGACCATGAGAACGGCGTCCACAACGACCTGATGATCGAGGCGGCGCTGTTCAACACCGGCCGTCCGGTCATCGTCGCGCCGTACATCCAGAAGGAAGGCCTCAAGCTCGGCCGGATCGTCTGCTGCTGGGACGGCAGCCGTACCGCCGCCCGCGCCGCCAACGATGCGCTGCCCCTGCTCAAGCGGGCTACGGCCGTCGAGCTCTTCATCGTCGCCAACGAGAAAACGAGGAGCGAGAACGAGATGCGCGGCGCCGACATGGCCCAGCACCTCGCCCGCCATGGCGTCAAGGTTACGGTGGAGACCACGCCGGCCGCCGACATCGATGTCGCCAGCGTGATCTTGTCGCACAGCGCGGACTGCGGCGCCGACATGCTGGTGATGGGCGGTTATGGCCACTCCCGGCTGCGCGAATTCATGCTCGGCGGCGTCACCCGCGGCATCCTGGAGACCATGACCTGTCCGGTCTTCATGGCGCATTGA
- a CDS encoding ABC transporter ATP-binding protein → MEYEPWKRDTSEIVRLDEVCKSYNLGLPSEVEVLHDIDLGVARGEFVALIGPSGSGKSTLLNIIGLLDRPSRGRLLIDGRDTAALTEAQITHLRGRTLGFVFQYHHLISAFTAVENVMMPMLVDRGFPDRAIEQRAMDLMVQVGLEKVANNLATNMSGGQQQRVAVARALAMRPELVLADEPTGNLDSKSADGVFELMRQVNRQDGTSFLIVTHNMSLARRCDRIIEVIDGRIAAPSGAAGAPIQS, encoded by the coding sequence ATGGAATACGAACCTTGGAAACGGGACACTAGCGAAATCGTCCGCCTCGACGAGGTCTGCAAGTCCTACAATCTCGGCCTGCCTTCCGAAGTGGAGGTGCTGCACGACATCGACCTTGGCGTGGCGCGTGGCGAGTTCGTCGCGTTGATCGGGCCGTCCGGCTCAGGCAAGAGCACGCTGTTGAACATCATCGGGCTGCTCGATCGGCCGAGCCGCGGACGGCTTCTGATCGACGGCCGCGATACCGCGGCCTTGACCGAGGCTCAGATCACCCACTTGCGCGGGCGTACACTCGGATTTGTGTTCCAGTACCATCACCTGATCTCGGCCTTCACCGCCGTTGAGAATGTGATGATGCCGATGCTGGTCGACCGGGGCTTTCCCGACAGGGCGATAGAGCAACGGGCCATGGACCTGATGGTGCAGGTCGGGCTCGAAAAGGTCGCCAACAATCTCGCCACCAACATGTCCGGCGGGCAGCAGCAGCGGGTTGCCGTGGCGCGGGCGCTCGCCATGCGCCCCGAGCTCGTGCTGGCGGACGAGCCCACCGGCAATCTCGACAGCAAGTCGGCCGACGGCGTGTTCGAATTGATGCGGCAGGTCAACCGGCAGGACGGCACGAGCTTCCTGATCGTGACCCACAACATGTCCCTGGCGCGCCGCTGCGATCGGATCATCGAGGTGATCGATGGTCGGATTGCCGCGCCGTCCGGGGCGGCGGGGGCGCCCATTCAGAGTTGA
- a CDS encoding ABC transporter permease: MNHWLPFEWIAAVRFLREGRLQTVFIIVGISIGVAVIVFMSAMLAGLEANFIKRVLTSQPQIQILPPDQIARPLRGGSSEVEDAAIQRPSQRILSIDQWPKLRAELQAMPEVVVVSPTMAGSALAVRGDASRSVSLSGVEPDSYFKIVKVPDYVVAGQPRLTSDDVILGTELAKDLGASVGDKIIVSTASGRLRVLTVTALVDLGSKGANQRIAYVALRTAQSLLNMIGGVTTIDITVKDIYAAETLAQQIRASNPVIADSWIKTNAQFFTAVQAQKSTNTLIRVFVGLSVAFGIAAVLIVSVIQRSKEIGILRAMGTTRQRILRIFLLQGGLLGFVGSIFGAAMGAGALIYWHAVARQVDGSELFPLILERQLFVLTALLATLTGLAAATAPALRAANLDPVVAIRG, translated from the coding sequence GTGAACCACTGGCTGCCATTCGAATGGATCGCCGCGGTCCGCTTCCTGCGCGAAGGGCGGCTGCAGACGGTCTTCATCATCGTCGGCATCTCGATCGGCGTCGCCGTGATCGTCTTCATGTCGGCGATGCTGGCCGGGCTCGAGGCGAACTTCATCAAGCGCGTCCTCACCTCTCAGCCGCAGATCCAGATCCTGCCGCCCGACCAGATCGCCCGTCCCTTGCGCGGCGGCAGCAGCGAGGTCGAAGATGCTGCGATCCAGCGGCCGAGCCAGCGCATCCTGTCGATCGATCAGTGGCCGAAGCTGCGGGCCGAACTCCAGGCCATGCCCGAGGTCGTCGTGGTATCGCCGACCATGGCCGGCTCGGCGCTGGCGGTGAGAGGGGATGCCAGCCGATCGGTCTCGCTCTCGGGCGTCGAGCCCGACAGCTATTTCAAGATCGTCAAGGTGCCGGATTACGTGGTCGCCGGCCAGCCACGGCTGACCAGCGACGACGTCATTCTCGGCACGGAGCTGGCCAAGGATCTCGGCGCCAGCGTCGGTGACAAGATCATCGTCAGCACTGCTTCCGGACGCTTGCGCGTGCTGACCGTCACCGCCCTGGTCGACCTCGGCAGTAAGGGCGCCAACCAGCGCATCGCCTATGTGGCGCTGCGCACTGCTCAGTCGCTGCTCAACATGATCGGCGGCGTGACCACGATCGACATCACCGTCAAGGACATCTACGCGGCCGAAACGCTCGCCCAGCAGATCCGGGCCTCCAACCCTGTGATCGCCGACAGCTGGATCAAGACCAATGCCCAGTTCTTCACCGCGGTCCAGGCCCAGAAAAGCACCAACACGCTGATCCGCGTCTTCGTCGGCCTGTCGGTGGCGTTCGGCATCGCGGCGGTGCTGATCGTGTCCGTCATCCAGCGCTCCAAGGAAATCGGCATCCTGCGGGCGATGGGCACGACGCGGCAGCGGATCCTGCGCATCTTCCTGCTGCAGGGCGGACTGCTCGGATTCGTCGGATCGATCTTCGGGGCGGCAATGGGTGCCGGCGCGCTGATCTACTGGCACGCCGTGGCGCGTCAGGTTGACGGCTCCGAACTCTTCCCGCTCATCCTCGAACGTCAGCTCTTCGTCCTCACGGCGCTGCTGGCGACGCTGACCGGGCTTGCCGCCGCGACCGCTCCGGCCCTGCGGGCGGCCAATCTTGATCCGGTGGTGGCGATCCGTGGCTAG
- a CDS encoding NUDIX domain-containing protein: MTSSDLFRSLVSEITGVTPRVAEVSSHAAEAATPKRADDAPADDPVRIIRREELAKSRGTLTRVDYQQRLRSGEWRDQRREVYDNGDSAVLLPYNRARQTVLLTRQIRLPPFLKEHAPALLEACAGKLDDEAAEVRIVKEAEEELGLRVTAPERLFSLYMTPAAVAEKITFFLCDYTPADRLTSGGGLAEEGEFIDILEVELDTAAGMVRSGEIQDAKTVILIQVLLARYGDGSALASTAGSPGVSAPPSSEA; the protein is encoded by the coding sequence ATGACATCGTCCGATCTGTTCAGATCTTTGGTCAGTGAAATTACGGGCGTAACGCCGCGGGTGGCCGAGGTGAGCTCCCATGCGGCGGAGGCGGCGACGCCCAAGCGGGCGGACGATGCGCCGGCGGACGATCCGGTCCGCATCATCAGGCGCGAGGAGTTGGCGAAGTCGCGCGGTACGCTCACCCGGGTCGACTATCAGCAGCGTCTTCGCAGCGGCGAGTGGCGGGATCAGCGTCGCGAAGTCTATGACAACGGCGATTCCGCGGTACTGCTGCCCTATAACCGGGCACGGCAGACCGTGCTGTTGACGCGCCAAATCCGGCTGCCGCCGTTCCTCAAGGAACATGCGCCTGCGCTGCTGGAGGCATGCGCCGGCAAGCTCGACGACGAGGCGGCGGAGGTGCGCATCGTCAAGGAAGCGGAGGAAGAGCTCGGACTGCGTGTCACTGCACCGGAGCGGCTGTTCAGCCTGTACATGACGCCTGCGGCGGTCGCAGAGAAGATCACGTTCTTTCTTTGCGACTATACGCCGGCTGACCGTCTCACGTCGGGAGGTGGTCTGGCCGAGGAAGGCGAGTTCATCGACATCCTCGAAGTGGAGCTTGACACAGCCGCCGGGATGGTCCGGTCCGGCGAGATCCAGGATGCCAAGACGGTGATCCTGATTCAGGTGCTGCTGGCGCGCTACGGCGATGGCAGTGCGTTGGCCTCGACAGCTGGATCGCCAGGTGTGTCTGCGCCGCCATCATCGGAGGCCTGA
- a CDS encoding SagB/ThcOx family dehydrogenase gives MNTLTKLALGMMGRLRPKPPRGEGAAHLALPPPAKSGGMPLMDALSQRASSRDFATTELSPEMLSSLLWAADGRNRPHGRTAPSALDAQEIDIYVALPSGAYLYDADAHRLDLVAGSDLRQVTGYQDFVDEAPLDFVFVADHSRMRLVPVQNRDSFAAVAAGAIAQNVYLFAAANGLATVIRAWIDREALADALGLSHDQHVLLSQTVGYPKR, from the coding sequence ATGAATACGCTGACGAAGCTGGCGCTCGGCATGATGGGGCGCCTGCGCCCCAAGCCGCCGCGCGGCGAAGGCGCGGCGCATCTCGCGCTGCCGCCGCCGGCCAAGAGCGGCGGCATGCCGCTGATGGATGCGTTGTCGCAACGGGCTTCGTCGCGCGACTTCGCAACCACCGAACTGTCGCCGGAAATGCTCTCCAGCCTGCTGTGGGCCGCCGACGGCAGGAACCGACCCCATGGCCGGACGGCGCCGTCGGCGCTGGATGCTCAGGAGATCGATATCTACGTCGCCCTGCCCTCCGGCGCCTATCTCTATGACGCCGATGCCCATCGCCTCGATCTGGTTGCCGGCAGCGACCTGCGCCAGGTCACCGGATATCAGGACTTCGTCGACGAGGCGCCGCTCGACTTTGTCTTCGTCGCCGACCACAGCCGAATGCGGCTCGTTCCCGTCCAGAACCGCGACAGTTTTGCCGCCGTCGCAGCGGGCGCGATCGCGCAGAATGTCTACCTGTTCGCCGCGGCCAATGGCCTCGCCACCGTGATCCGGGCCTGGATCGACCGCGAGGCACTGGCGGATGCGCTCGGGCTCAGCCACGACCAGCACGTACTGCTGTCGCAGACGGTGGGCTATCCGAAGAGATAG
- a CDS encoding NUDIX domain-containing protein, with the protein MAAKASAGILMYRRRGKSLEVLLVHPGGPFWRRKEAGAWSIPKGEFGPDEPAETAARREFTEELGRPPQGALIPLGEIRQAGGKRVVAFAVEGDFDESRIESNQFEIEWPPHSGRRLLFPEVDRAAWFDLARARDRIVIGQMPLLDRLAEISKAH; encoded by the coding sequence ATGGCAGCGAAGGCAAGCGCAGGCATTTTGATGTACCGACGGCGCGGCAAGTCGCTGGAGGTGCTGCTGGTCCATCCGGGCGGCCCTTTCTGGCGGCGCAAGGAAGCCGGCGCCTGGTCGATCCCCAAGGGCGAGTTCGGTCCGGACGAGCCGGCCGAGACGGCGGCCCGCCGGGAATTCACCGAGGAGCTCGGGCGGCCGCCGCAGGGCGCGCTGATCCCGCTCGGCGAGATCCGCCAGGCGGGCGGCAAGCGCGTGGTGGCGTTCGCCGTCGAAGGCGACTTCGACGAGAGCCGGATCGAGAGCAATCAGTTTGAAATCGAATGGCCGCCGCACAGTGGCCGCCGCCTGCTCTTTCCCGAGGTCGATCGTGCCGCCTGGTTCGACCTCGCACGTGCCCGCGACAGGATCGTCATCGGCCAGATGCCGCTGCTCGATCGCCTCGCCGAGATCAGCAAGGCGCACTGA
- a CDS encoding bifunctional aminoglycoside phosphotransferase/ATP-binding protein, producing MQDDQAEVIDFLVGQGGRTETARPPIETHISKVVLSDALAWKLKRAVRLPYLDFSTPEKRLAACERELELNRRTAPTIYRATRHITRTTDGGLAFDGAGTLVDAVVEMNRFDEATLFDNLARQGRLTPPLLTELARAIARFHAGAAVDRSGAGLANIAGVLAVNHRSLVEADLFKAEDVSAWEAGAQEFLRSFGALLDARAQAGKIRRCHGDLHLRNICLVDGVPTLFDCIEFDDALATVDVLYDLAFLLMDLWHRDLKAGANLVLNRYLDVADESDGVRLLPFFMSLRAIIRAHVLASQAHGRPAAASAPLIEAARGYFQLAAALCKPVPPRLIAVGGLSGTGKSSLAAVLAAEIGAPPGARVLSSDRIRKHLHGVTAETRLPPDAYCPAVSASVYAQAAREAERLLDDGVAVVMEAVFDRVEDRVRVGELARRAGVAMTGLWLEAPEQVLVNRIEARRGDASDANVAVVHAQLARAPKDVTWHRLDAARPLALVADEARQLLR from the coding sequence ATGCAGGACGATCAGGCCGAGGTTATCGATTTTCTGGTCGGGCAGGGTGGGCGAACCGAAACCGCCCGGCCGCCGATCGAAACCCACATTTCGAAAGTGGTGCTGTCGGACGCTTTGGCCTGGAAGCTGAAGCGGGCCGTGCGACTGCCCTATCTCGATTTCTCCACCCCCGAGAAGCGGCTCGCCGCCTGTGAGCGCGAGCTCGAATTGAACCGGCGCACCGCGCCGACGATCTATCGTGCTACCCGGCACATCACCCGGACGACGGATGGAGGTCTCGCATTCGACGGCGCCGGGACGCTGGTCGACGCCGTCGTCGAAATGAACCGGTTCGACGAAGCAACGCTGTTCGACAACCTCGCGCGGCAGGGGCGGCTGACTCCGCCGCTTCTGACCGAGCTTGCCCGGGCCATTGCTCGCTTCCATGCCGGCGCCGCGGTGGACCGCAGTGGCGCCGGTCTTGCCAACATCGCCGGCGTGCTTGCGGTCAATCATCGATCGCTGGTCGAGGCTGACCTGTTCAAGGCCGAAGACGTCAGCGCTTGGGAAGCGGGGGCGCAGGAATTCCTGCGCAGCTTCGGCGCGCTGCTCGATGCCCGGGCGCAGGCGGGCAAGATCCGGCGCTGCCACGGCGATCTGCACCTGCGCAACATCTGCCTCGTCGATGGCGTGCCGACCTTGTTCGACTGCATCGAATTCGACGATGCGCTCGCGACCGTCGACGTGCTCTACGACCTTGCCTTTCTGTTGATGGATCTGTGGCACCGCGATCTCAAGGCCGGTGCCAATCTGGTTCTCAACCGTTATCTCGACGTCGCCGATGAAAGCGACGGCGTGCGGCTGCTGCCGTTCTTCATGAGCCTGCGCGCGATCATCCGCGCGCACGTGCTGGCGAGCCAGGCGCATGGTCGGCCGGCCGCTGCGTCGGCGCCGTTGATCGAGGCGGCGCGCGGCTATTTCCAGCTTGCCGCGGCGCTCTGCAAACCGGTGCCGCCGCGGCTCATCGCCGTCGGTGGTCTCAGCGGCACCGGGAAGTCCTCGCTCGCTGCAGTCCTCGCGGCCGAGATCGGCGCGCCGCCCGGCGCACGGGTGCTGTCGAGCGACCGTATTCGCAAGCATCTGCACGGCGTGACCGCCGAAACCAGATTGCCGCCGGATGCCTATTGCCCGGCGGTCTCGGCCAGCGTCTATGCACAGGCAGCCAGGGAAGCGGAGCGACTGCTCGACGACGGCGTTGCCGTGGTGATGGAAGCGGTGTTCGATCGCGTTGAGGATCGAGTCCGGGTGGGGGAACTGGCGCGTCGTGCTGGCGTAGCCATGACCGGCCTCTGGCTCGAAGCGCCGGAACAGGTGCTGGTCAACCGCATCGAAGCCCGCCGGGGCGACGCGTCGGACGCCAATGTCGCGGTGGTACATGCGCAGCTCGCGCGGGCGCCGAAGGATGTCACCTGGCATCGCCTCGATGCCGCGCGGCCGCTGGCGCTGGTTGCGGACGAGGCGCGACAGTTGCTGCGCTGA